The window ATACCTCCATCTAAAGAAGTATTGTTCATTTCTGTACTTTGAAATCCACTTATACTTCCTTGGCCTAGTACTTTAACTTCTGTCTCTGATAGGCTAAAAATAGATGTAAAAATGAATAAAATTAAAAACTTTTTCATAATATCAACAACCTTTATTTAAATTCTAAACTATTAACTTTTTCACCATCAACATTTACAAGATCATACATAGCTCCAGTTGATTTATCAATTAAATGTCCTCCTGGAACAAAAATATTTCCAACTATATATGCTAATACATTTGTTTTAGGTAATATTGCTACAGTTTTATCTCCTGATGTTATAAAATATTTTGCACCTACACCTGATTGGTTATCTATTCTTTTTAAGTTTACAAATAAAGTTCCTTTACCCTTTTTTAATACATTACCTTTTTCATCTTTAACTATAATTTCTTTTCCTGAATTAGATCTAATATCTAATGGTTGATGTAAACCATTAACTATACTTGAACAACTAGTTAAAGCAAAAATTGTAGAAATTAATATTAGTGATTTTTTCATTTTTTATTTACCTTTCTAAGTGCTGAAATAATTCTGTCAAAATTCTTTTCTAAGTCTTTTTCAAAAGTATCTTTTGCATACTTACCATTAGTCATGTGCAGCAATTGTTCAACTACTACTCCAGTTTCTTTTTGAATTGCCTTTGTGTAAGGAGAACTTGCACCATCAGATTCAAAAAGTATATCAATTTTATATTTCTTTATTAAATCTATAGCTATTTTTAAATCATTTGCACTAGGTTTATTATGATTTTTAGGTTCTATAACTACTCCAACCTTTATTCCTAATTCACCAAGTATATAGTCATAACCACCGTGAGTTGTTGCTACAGTAAGATTTTTACCTTTTCTTAATTCAGCTATTTCTTTTATTTTTTTTGATTTAATATTAGATAATTTTTTACTATAATCTCTTGCATTTTTTAAAAAATAACTTCCATTTGCACTATCTAGTTTAGCTAATTCTTTTGCTATAGTATTTATTTGTTGAATTGAAGCTTGTGTAGATATAAATGTATGAGTATTAACTGATTTATTGCTTCCACGTTCACCTGAAACAGGAAGAAGTGAAACATTTTTATTTGAATTAATAATTACTATTTTCTTATTATTAGATGCCTTAACAAGATTATACATATAATCATCTATGCCTGTACCATTAATAATTATTACATCTAAATTAGCAATTTTTTTTACTTCATCTGGTGATGGTTGATATGCATGTACATCTACATCTGCAGGTAAAATTTGTATAACTTCTGCCCTTTCACCTACAATATTTGAAGTAAATGAATAATAAGGTAGCATACTTACTCCTATTTTAAGCTTTGCTAAAGACACATTACTTATTAATAATAGTAACATAATTAATTTAAAAACTATTTTCTTCATTATACCTCCGTTCTATGTTAAATTATATCATTATTCAATACATATTTCAATAAGGTAATAATTTTAGACTATGTAAAATTTTTTTCAAACAAGTTAAAGAAATTGAAATTATTTTTTCATAATTACCTTGCTTTTTTTTTTGAATAGAGGTAAAATAAATATAGAACAAAAATAGGAGGCACTATATGATAATCAAAAATGCAAAAATATTTGATGGGGATAAATTTATTCCTGAAAATGTTGTAATATTAAATGGAGATAAAATTGAAAAAATTACAACTGTATCTGAACTTACTGAAGATTTAATGTCTAAACATGAAGTAGTGGATATAGATGGTAAAGTACTATCACCTGGTTTCATCGATTTACAATTAAATGGTTGTGGTGGAGTATTATTTAATGATGAAATTACAGTTGAAACTTTAAAAATAATGAACGAAACAAATAAAAAATATGGTTGTACTTCATTTTTACCTACATTAATTACATCACCTGATGAAAAGATTCTTAAAGCTTTAAAATTAATCGATGAAATTAAAGATACAAAAGAAGAAATAGGTGTATTAGGATTACATATTGAAGGGCCATATATTAGTGTAGAAAAAAAAGGTGTACATAGACCAGACTATATTAGAGTATTAAGTGATGAAATGATAGAAGAAATATCTAAAAGAGGTTATGAAGGTGTTAAAATAATTACTATAGCACCAGAAAATGCACTAGTTAAGCATTTAAAATCTTTAAAAGATAGTAAGATTAATATAGCTTTAGGACACACTAATGCAACATATGCACAAATAGAAGAAAAAGCTGAATATTTTACTCATGCTACACATTTTTTTAATGCAATGCGTCCTTTTGATTCAAGAGAGCCTGGGGTAATAGGTTATTTATTAGATAAGAAAAACATACAATGTGGAATAATTGTTGATGGATTACATGCAAGCTTTCCATCAGTAAGGGTGGTTAAGGAAGTAATGAAATCAAACATGTATGTTGTAACAGATGCTGTTGCTCCTATGGGAACTGATATGCCAGAATTTATTTTTGAAGGCCACTTAGTTCGTCATGAAAATGGTAAATGTTGGGATCCTAAGACAGGATCACTTGGTGGGGCAGCAATAGATATGATGTCAAGTGTTAAAAACCTAATTAAAGAAGTAAAAATAAGTGAAGAAGAAGCATTACGTATGGCAACATCTTATCCGGCTAAAGCTGTTCAAGTTGAAGATAGATATGGATATATTAAAGAAGGATATATTGCAGATTTAACTTACTATAATGAAAACTATATAGTAGAAGGAACTATTGCAAAAGGTAAATTACAAAGATATTAAGGGGCTTAAGCTCCTTTTTATTTTTCTATAGGAAATTATAACTCTAATAAAGTGTGTATATTTTTATTAATTCAAATAATTGAAT of the Streptobacillus felis genome contains:
- the nagA gene encoding N-acetylglucosamine-6-phosphate deacetylase; protein product: MIIKNAKIFDGDKFIPENVVILNGDKIEKITTVSELTEDLMSKHEVVDIDGKVLSPGFIDLQLNGCGGVLFNDEITVETLKIMNETNKKYGCTSFLPTLITSPDEKILKALKLIDEIKDTKEEIGVLGLHIEGPYISVEKKGVHRPDYIRVLSDEMIEEISKRGYEGVKIITIAPENALVKHLKSLKDSKINIALGHTNATYAQIEEKAEYFTHATHFFNAMRPFDSREPGVIGYLLDKKNIQCGIIVDGLHASFPSVRVVKEVMKSNMYVVTDAVAPMGTDMPEFIFEGHLVRHENGKCWDPKTGSLGGAAIDMMSSVKNLIKEVKISEEEALRMATSYPAKAVQVEDRYGYIKEGYIADLTYYNENYIVEGTIAKGKLQRY
- a CDS encoding metal ABC transporter solute-binding protein, Zn/Mn family; the protein is MKKIVFKLIMLLLLISNVSLAKLKIGVSMLPYYSFTSNIVGERAEVIQILPADVDVHAYQPSPDEVKKIANLDVIIINGTGIDDYMYNLVKASNNKKIVIINSNKNVSLLPVSGERGSNKSVNTHTFISTQASIQQINTIAKELAKLDSANGSYFLKNARDYSKKLSNIKSKKIKEIAELRKGKNLTVATTHGGYDYILGELGIKVGVVIEPKNHNKPSANDLKIAIDLIKKYKIDILFESDGASSPYTKAIQKETGVVVEQLLHMTNGKYAKDTFEKDLEKNFDRIISALRKVNKK